The following are encoded together in the Platichthys flesus chromosome 9, fPlaFle2.1, whole genome shotgun sequence genome:
- the LOC133960285 gene encoding E3 ubiquitin/ISG15 ligase TRIM25-like isoform X2 has product MSHEEETVQDKSETRDEESQENREVKDMKVKVQPEKKTISPLTLLRDDLSQFKDEVLKVLKDTRAEPEARTSNQTGNKVSSSTLSLLRDDLSQMKEGVGSIFGNSSKDKDVKSADPKSSQAAERSFNPLSLIREDISNVFRLALSKDKDNRDLSAQNDKIKVLSAERTDVSFMRLFRRDQTLRSCERAEDGQEDKKRTSEKNERQTDDGFTGQLSDSEDKINTMEDQSEESVEDDGSERTPTPSPPEETRSQTDQRRDHDSVDSKEDQNKEEQSSETLQLENLISELSLISLREDKDEDRRDEPGEELWSVKNFAIYLTFDPSTANSELLLSAHNRKATRVWSDNRYLENMDRFECCPQVLCREGLLDSVYWEVEWSGGADIGVTYNSLSRDGDPASCLLGHNESSWSLECSEDSYTPCHNNRRFQSSSPDPFTRRVGLYLDWSAGSLSFYCISQDAMVHLHTFSSTFSQPLYPGFWVWAYDGSVSLCQVELNWERLLQ; this is encoded by the exons ATGAGTCACGAGGAGGAAACGGTTCAGGACAAATCTGAAACAAGAGACGAGGAATCTCAAGAAAACCGTGAAGTCAAAGACATGAAGGTGAAAGTTCAGCCGGAGAAGAAGACCATCAGCCCGCTGACGCTCCTCAGAGACGACCTCAGCCAGTTCAAAGACGAAGTGCTGAAGGTGTTAAAGGACACGAGGGCGGAGCCTGAGGCCCGTACGTCCAATCAGACAGGAAATAAGGTGAGTAGCAGCACGCTCAGTCTCCTCAGAGACGACCTGAGCCAGATGAAAGAGGGCGTGGGCAGCATCTTCGGCAACTCATCCAAAGACAAAGACGTGAAATCTGCAGATCCTAAAAGCAGTCAGGCAGCGGAGAGGAGCTTCAATCCTCTGAGCCTCATCAGAGAGGACATCTCTAATGTCTTCAGACTGGCTCTGTCCAAGGACAAAGACAACAGAGACCTCTCGGCCcagaatgacaaaataaaagtcctcaGCGCTGAAAGAACCGACGTGTCCTTTATGAGGCTGTTCAGAAGAGACCAAACTCTGAGGAGCTGTGAAAGAGCCGAGGACGGACAGGAAGATAAAAAGAGGACTTCGGAAAAAAACGAGAGACAAACAGACGATGGTTTCACAGGACAACTCTCAGACAGCGAAGACAAGATCAACACCATGgaggaccaatcagaggagagcgTTGAGGACGATGGGTCTGAGCGGACACCGACACCTAGTCCACCTGAGGAGACGAGATCACAGACAG ATCAGAGACGTGACCACGACTCTGTGGATTCAAAGGAAGACCagaacaaagaagaacaaaGTTCAGAGACTCTTCAGTTGGAGAATCTGATCTCTGAGCTCAGCCTCATTAGTCTGAGAGAAGACAAAGACGAGgacaggag AGACGAACCGGGAGAAGAACTGTGGTCGGTGAAAAACT tcgCCATttatctgacctttgacccgagCACTGCCAACTCAGAGCTGCTCCTGTCCGCCCACAACAGGAAGGCGACTCGCGTGTGGTCGGACAATCGCTACTTGGAAAACATGGACCGGTTTGAGTGCTGCCCTCAGGTCCTGTGCCGGGAGGGGCTGCTGGACTCGGTGTACTGGGAGGTGGAGTGGAGCGGCGGCGCCGACATCGGCGTCACCTACAACAGCCTCTCCAGAGACGGAGACCCGGCGAGCTGCCTGCTGGGACACAACGAGAGCTCCTGGAGTCTGGAGTGCTCGGAGGACAGCTACACACCgtgtcacaacaacaggagattCCAGTCCTCCTCGCCTGATCCCTTCACCCGCAGAGTCGGGCTGTACCTGGACTGGTCTGCAGGATCCCTGTCGTTCTACTGCATCTCACAGGACGCCATGGTCCACCTCCACACCTTCAGCTCCACCTTCAGCCAGCCGCTGTACCCTGGCTTCTGGGTGTGGGCCTACGACGGCTCGGTGTCGCTGTGTCAGGTGGAgttgaactgggaacgcctgctGCAGTGA
- the LOC133960285 gene encoding E3 ubiquitin/ISG15 ligase TRIM25-like isoform X1, whose translation MSHEEETVQDKSETRDEESQENREVKDMKVKVQPEKKTISPLTLLRDDLSQFKDEVLKVLKDTRAEPEARTSNQTGNKVSSSTLSLLRDDLSQMKEGVGSIFGNSSKDKDVKSADPKSSQAAERSFNPLSLIREDISNVFRLALSKDKDNRDLSAQNDKIKVLSAERTDVSFMRLFRRDQTLRSCERAEDGQEDKKRTSEKNERQTDDGFTGQLSDSEDKINTMEDQSEESVEDDGSERTPTPSPPEETRSQTADQRRDHDSVDSKEDQNKEEQSSETLQLENLISELSLISLREDKDEDRRDEPGEELWSVKNFAIYLTFDPSTANSELLLSAHNRKATRVWSDNRYLENMDRFECCPQVLCREGLLDSVYWEVEWSGGADIGVTYNSLSRDGDPASCLLGHNESSWSLECSEDSYTPCHNNRRFQSSSPDPFTRRVGLYLDWSAGSLSFYCISQDAMVHLHTFSSTFSQPLYPGFWVWAYDGSVSLCQVELNWERLLQ comes from the exons ATGAGTCACGAGGAGGAAACGGTTCAGGACAAATCTGAAACAAGAGACGAGGAATCTCAAGAAAACCGTGAAGTCAAAGACATGAAGGTGAAAGTTCAGCCGGAGAAGAAGACCATCAGCCCGCTGACGCTCCTCAGAGACGACCTCAGCCAGTTCAAAGACGAAGTGCTGAAGGTGTTAAAGGACACGAGGGCGGAGCCTGAGGCCCGTACGTCCAATCAGACAGGAAATAAGGTGAGTAGCAGCACGCTCAGTCTCCTCAGAGACGACCTGAGCCAGATGAAAGAGGGCGTGGGCAGCATCTTCGGCAACTCATCCAAAGACAAAGACGTGAAATCTGCAGATCCTAAAAGCAGTCAGGCAGCGGAGAGGAGCTTCAATCCTCTGAGCCTCATCAGAGAGGACATCTCTAATGTCTTCAGACTGGCTCTGTCCAAGGACAAAGACAACAGAGACCTCTCGGCCcagaatgacaaaataaaagtcctcaGCGCTGAAAGAACCGACGTGTCCTTTATGAGGCTGTTCAGAAGAGACCAAACTCTGAGGAGCTGTGAAAGAGCCGAGGACGGACAGGAAGATAAAAAGAGGACTTCGGAAAAAAACGAGAGACAAACAGACGATGGTTTCACAGGACAACTCTCAGACAGCGAAGACAAGATCAACACCATGgaggaccaatcagaggagagcgTTGAGGACGATGGGTCTGAGCGGACACCGACACCTAGTCCACCTGAGGAGACGAGATCACAGACAG CAGATCAGAGACGTGACCACGACTCTGTGGATTCAAAGGAAGACCagaacaaagaagaacaaaGTTCAGAGACTCTTCAGTTGGAGAATCTGATCTCTGAGCTCAGCCTCATTAGTCTGAGAGAAGACAAAGACGAGgacaggag AGACGAACCGGGAGAAGAACTGTGGTCGGTGAAAAACT tcgCCATttatctgacctttgacccgagCACTGCCAACTCAGAGCTGCTCCTGTCCGCCCACAACAGGAAGGCGACTCGCGTGTGGTCGGACAATCGCTACTTGGAAAACATGGACCGGTTTGAGTGCTGCCCTCAGGTCCTGTGCCGGGAGGGGCTGCTGGACTCGGTGTACTGGGAGGTGGAGTGGAGCGGCGGCGCCGACATCGGCGTCACCTACAACAGCCTCTCCAGAGACGGAGACCCGGCGAGCTGCCTGCTGGGACACAACGAGAGCTCCTGGAGTCTGGAGTGCTCGGAGGACAGCTACACACCgtgtcacaacaacaggagattCCAGTCCTCCTCGCCTGATCCCTTCACCCGCAGAGTCGGGCTGTACCTGGACTGGTCTGCAGGATCCCTGTCGTTCTACTGCATCTCACAGGACGCCATGGTCCACCTCCACACCTTCAGCTCCACCTTCAGCCAGCCGCTGTACCCTGGCTTCTGGGTGTGGGCCTACGACGGCTCGGTGTCGCTGTGTCAGGTGGAgttgaactgggaacgcctgctGCAGTGA